A single genomic interval of Pseudodesulfovibrio sp. S3 harbors:
- the flgL gene encoding flagellar hook-associated protein FlgL, with amino-acid sequence MRVTQQMLFSRYVNNLNSSLTSLMDLNVKAQTQKAINKPSDDPTGMTRILDHRDTLRSLDQYSENISTAKGWLGSADESLMQVSTILTRAKELATQAATGTVDENNREQISYELRSLFEQLIGLANSDFEGNSIFAGHKVDSPAFKEIMWLTTNDEDFGSTAEFTVNGSSKSTVLVQYLDSTGATPVGGNMNLSDANLGVRYSIDGGRTWQTDGSMTFAAGQGTLNLPQSGTSVTFHGDATVKVNDPTDKSKADGTWMWIRPSAQYIGDDDDAPPHVDSLGPGTKQISATASGSFLDSNVTIRIDNSSNVAMNEDIEYSYSMDGGINWVTGNVAQADTTSNAAVFSVANGGILTLASNGSNVLRPGQQYIIRPRTAAINLDVSSSEQVQLNDVGKDIFGGIYMDPDVILSSNGSILTLGSMNASRVFHSGGAPNMSLTIQGDDELSKNLFEVMGNLIAFAETNNQTGVQQSLANLVRAQEHIMNSVAEIGGRENRLSIGENILEGLKLNEKTMLSSIEDADVSELMTELAQQQIVYESVLRSTSMIMQLNLGKFI; translated from the coding sequence ATGCGCGTTACACAGCAGATGCTTTTCAGCAGGTACGTAAACAATTTGAACTCGTCATTGACCAGTCTCATGGATTTGAACGTCAAGGCTCAGACCCAGAAGGCCATCAACAAGCCCAGTGACGATCCGACCGGCATGACTCGGATTTTGGACCATCGCGACACCCTGCGGTCTCTGGACCAATATTCGGAGAACATATCCACGGCCAAGGGCTGGCTCGGCAGCGCGGACGAGTCGCTGATGCAGGTGTCCACCATCCTGACCCGTGCCAAGGAGTTGGCCACGCAGGCGGCTACCGGCACGGTGGATGAAAACAACCGTGAGCAGATCAGTTACGAGTTGCGTTCCCTGTTCGAACAATTGATAGGGCTGGCAAATTCGGACTTCGAGGGCAATTCCATATTTGCCGGTCACAAGGTGGATTCACCGGCATTCAAGGAAATCATGTGGCTGACCACCAATGACGAGGATTTTGGTTCCACTGCGGAATTTACGGTCAACGGTTCCTCGAAGTCCACGGTGCTTGTGCAGTATCTCGATTCGACCGGCGCAACTCCGGTGGGTGGTAACATGAACCTGTCCGACGCCAATCTGGGCGTGCGGTATTCCATCGACGGAGGCCGTACCTGGCAGACAGACGGAAGCATGACCTTTGCCGCAGGGCAGGGGACATTGAATCTTCCCCAGAGCGGCACCAGCGTCACCTTCCATGGGGACGCGACCGTCAAGGTCAATGATCCCACGGACAAGTCCAAGGCTGACGGTACGTGGATGTGGATCAGGCCGTCGGCCCAGTATATCGGCGACGACGATGATGCACCGCCGCATGTGGACTCCCTTGGGCCCGGAACCAAACAGATATCGGCCACGGCATCAGGATCGTTTCTGGATTCCAACGTGACCATTCGTATCGATAATTCGTCAAACGTGGCCATGAATGAGGATATCGAATATTCCTACAGCATGGACGGCGGCATAAACTGGGTGACGGGCAACGTGGCCCAGGCCGACACCACAAGCAACGCCGCCGTGTTCAGCGTTGCCAACGGCGGCATCCTGACCCTGGCGTCCAACGGCTCCAACGTGCTCCGGCCGGGACAGCAGTATATCATCAGACCTCGGACTGCCGCCATCAATCTTGATGTTTCTTCCAGTGAGCAGGTTCAGCTCAATGATGTGGGCAAGGATATCTTCGGCGGCATATATATGGACCCGGATGTCATTTTGTCATCCAATGGTTCCATTCTGACATTGGGCAGCATGAATGCCAGTCGGGTGTTTCACTCAGGCGGCGCGCCCAATATGTCTCTGACCATCCAGGGTGACGACGAGTTGTCCAAGAACCTGTTCGAGGTCATGGGCAATTTGATCGCATTCGCCGAGACCAACAACCAGACCGGTGTACAGCAGTCCCTGGCCAATCTGGTGAGGGCTCAGGAGCACATCATGAACTCCGTTGCCGAAATCGGCGGCCGTGAGAACCGGCTGAGTATCGGAGAGAACATCCTGGAAGGCCTCAAGCTCAACGAAAAGACCATGCTCAGCTCCATCGAGGACGCCGACGTATCTGAGTTGATGACCGAACTGGCTCAACAGCAGATCGTCTATGAGTCGGTGTTGCGTTCCACATCCATGATCATGCAACTCAACTTGGGCAAGTTTATTTAA
- the csrA gene encoding carbon storage regulator CsrA: MLILTRRPGESLYLGDTIKLKILSVQGKQIKIGLDVPEDMTVYREEVYLKIKEQNRQALEISQQDLLAAAALWQKKERKK, encoded by the coding sequence ATGTTGATTTTGACCCGGAGACCGGGAGAAAGCCTCTACCTGGGCGATACCATCAAACTGAAAATCCTGAGTGTTCAGGGGAAGCAGATAAAGATCGGCCTGGATGTACCCGAAGACATGACCGTCTATCGGGAAGAGGTCTATTTGAAGATCAAGGAACAGAACAGGCAGGCGCTGGAAATAAGCCAGCAGGACCTGCTCGCGGCGGCAGCGCTATGGCAAAAGAAAGAACGCAAAAAATAA
- a CDS encoding flagellar basal body P-ring protein FlgI has protein sequence MLIVPWATVLMSSEARAARLKDIASFSGVRTNELVGYGLVVGLAGTGDGTSSTFTMRSMSNMLEKMGVETDPDNLKPKNVAAVMVTAKMPVSTQPGSAINVTVSSLGDAKSLYGGVLLVTPLKGLDGQVYAVAQGSLTIGGFSVGGEAADAQKNIPTVGLIPNGALVERGVPFKFNNQERMTLNLTVRDFGTTMQVVNKINSSMGGSFAAARDISTIELQLPDQFRGNMVPLMASLENLEISPDGKARVVVDEKTGTVVLGQDVRLNKVAVAHGNLQIVVSESQQVSQPGPFSDGETVVTPQTDIQVQEQNNQLMLMEGATLQELVDGLNSIGATPRDLISIIRALKVAGSLHAELEVI, from the coding sequence ATGCTGATTGTTCCCTGGGCGACCGTCCTGATGTCTTCTGAAGCACGGGCGGCCCGCTTGAAGGACATTGCCAGTTTCAGCGGGGTGCGAACCAACGAATTGGTCGGGTATGGTCTGGTGGTCGGCCTGGCAGGTACAGGTGACGGTACCTCAAGCACGTTCACCATGCGTTCCATGTCCAACATGTTGGAGAAGATGGGCGTTGAGACGGATCCCGACAATCTCAAACCCAAGAACGTGGCTGCGGTCATGGTTACGGCCAAGATGCCTGTTTCCACTCAGCCCGGTTCTGCCATCAACGTGACCGTCTCCTCTCTGGGCGATGCCAAGAGCCTGTACGGCGGTGTCCTGCTGGTCACCCCTCTCAAGGGGCTGGATGGGCAGGTCTATGCCGTGGCGCAGGGGTCCTTGACCATCGGCGGTTTTTCCGTAGGCGGTGAGGCGGCCGATGCCCAGAAGAATATTCCCACGGTGGGGCTTATCCCGAATGGCGCATTGGTGGAACGGGGCGTTCCCTTCAAATTCAACAATCAGGAGCGTATGACCTTGAACCTGACCGTGCGGGATTTCGGCACCACCATGCAGGTTGTCAACAAGATCAACTCCAGCATGGGCGGCAGTTTTGCCGCAGCCAGGGATATATCCACCATTGAGCTGCAGTTGCCGGATCAATTCCGTGGCAACATGGTTCCCCTGATGGCCTCTTTGGAAAATCTCGAGATTTCGCCCGACGGCAAGGCCCGTGTGGTGGTGGATGAGAAAACCGGCACCGTGGTTCTCGGGCAGGACGTGCGTTTGAACAAGGTTGCCGTGGCCCACGGGAATCTGCAGATCGTTGTTTCCGAAAGCCAACAGGTCAGTCAGCCCGGACCGTTCTCCGACGGCGAGACCGTGGTCACTCCCCAGACGGACATCCAGGTCCAGGAGCAGAACAACCAGTTGATGCTCATGGAAGGTGCGACCCTCCAGGAGCTGGTCGACGGCCTCAACTCCATCGGGGCAACCCCCCGCGACCTCATTTCCATCATCAGAGCGTTGAAGGTGGCAGGTTCCCTGCATGCCGAACTGGAGGTTATCTAG
- a CDS encoding flagellar protein FlgN has protein sequence MIRLIEENLVRQNKAMMLMSYLLEEEFSRLTNLKPQSVSQIELSIQELMRQIAAERISLRNLVAKVDPVAKRVKELLPGLGDAEGESLQALLKMLDDTEQKCGVQAAKNQQMAMALFDQSKGLLNFMHDQIKPKSTTAYGRSGRFAKGANSARLLSGRL, from the coding sequence ATGATTCGTCTGATAGAGGAAAATTTGGTCAGGCAGAACAAGGCGATGATGCTCATGTCCTATCTGCTTGAGGAAGAATTTTCCCGCCTCACCAATCTTAAGCCTCAATCGGTTTCCCAGATAGAACTCTCCATTCAAGAGCTTATGCGTCAGATAGCAGCGGAACGGATTTCTCTGCGCAATCTGGTGGCCAAGGTCGATCCTGTGGCCAAACGCGTCAAGGAGCTGCTGCCCGGCTTAGGCGATGCCGAGGGGGAGAGTCTTCAGGCGCTGTTGAAAATGCTCGATGACACTGAACAGAAGTGCGGTGTCCAGGCAGCCAAGAATCAGCAGATGGCCATGGCCTTGTTCGACCAGAGCAAGGGGTTGCTCAACTTCATGCATGATCAGATCAAGCCCAAGAGCACAACGGCATACGGCCGGTCCGGTCGGTTTGCCAAGGGTGCCAACTCAGCTCGTCTGTTGAGCGGGAGGTTGTAA
- the flgG gene encoding flagellar basal-body rod protein FlgG, with the protein MMRSLWTSATGMVAMQTQIDTLSNNLANVSTTGFKKSRVEFEDLMYQTLKIAGGQNADGNRTPVGMQIGMGVRPVSVHKFFTQGDFQNTGNPLDMAIEGEGFFKIMMNGDEVYTRDGSFKLDDEGKVVTAGGHALQPEFSVPAETVSLTISETGNMAALDKDGTVLAETDIDLYRFQNPAGLIAAGRNIYRQSEASGTAVAGTPGDENFGTIAQGYLEGSNVEMVDEMVGLIVGQRAFEINSKAITTSDAMLQTAINIKR; encoded by the coding sequence ATGATGCGTTCTCTCTGGACCTCTGCAACAGGCATGGTCGCCATGCAGACCCAAATTGACACCTTGTCCAACAACCTGGCCAACGTGAGCACCACTGGTTTCAAGAAAAGCCGGGTGGAGTTCGAGGATCTCATGTACCAGACCCTCAAAATTGCAGGCGGCCAGAATGCGGATGGAAACCGGACCCCTGTGGGTATGCAGATAGGCATGGGTGTCCGCCCTGTGTCGGTCCATAAATTCTTTACCCAGGGCGATTTTCAGAACACGGGCAACCCGCTGGACATGGCCATCGAGGGTGAAGGGTTCTTCAAGATCATGATGAATGGCGATGAAGTCTATACCCGCGATGGTTCCTTCAAGCTGGACGATGAGGGCAAGGTGGTCACCGCCGGTGGACATGCTCTTCAGCCGGAATTCAGCGTTCCGGCCGAGACGGTCAGCCTCACCATTTCCGAAACCGGCAACATGGCCGCCCTGGACAAGGACGGCACTGTCTTGGCCGAGACGGATATCGATCTCTACCGGTTCCAGAACCCCGCGGGTCTCATTGCCGCAGGCAGGAACATCTATCGGCAAAGCGAAGCGTCGGGCACGGCCGTGGCCGGAACGCCCGGTGACGAGAATTTCGGTACCATCGCCCAGGGATACCTGGAGGGGTCCAACGTGGAAATGGTGGATGAAATGGTTGGTCTCATTGTGGGACAGAGGGCTTTTGAAATCAATTCCAAGGCCATCACCACTTCTGACGCCATGTTGCAGACCGCCATCAACATCAAGCGGTAA
- the flgM gene encoding flagellar biosynthesis anti-sigma factor FlgM, which translates to MVIRNIVGDQNPYANKKIDRPESKEALKTQESVKSSGESADRVVLSSEARLRGAALQSAKEAPDVRREKVDELKRKVKDGTYEPDLKRAAANLVRDDLDLLV; encoded by the coding sequence ATGGTTATTAGAAACATTGTAGGGGATCAAAATCCTTACGCAAACAAGAAGATCGACAGGCCGGAATCCAAGGAAGCCCTGAAGACGCAGGAAAGCGTCAAGAGCTCCGGGGAATCCGCAGACCGGGTTGTACTCTCATCGGAAGCCCGCCTAAGAGGGGCTGCCCTGCAATCGGCCAAGGAAGCGCCCGATGTCCGCCGCGAAAAGGTGGATGAACTCAAGCGCAAGGTGAAGGACGGGACCTATGAGCCCGACCTGAAAAGGGCCGCCGCGAACTTGGTTCGTGACGACCTCGATCTTCTCGTTTAG
- a CDS encoding rod-binding protein — protein MISSNIDPKMAASVADTQDLARFKTQMDGLKRNLSGGGKDEQEQLKEACKSFEAVFIGKLWQQMKDSVPKEGYLHSKQEDSYMSMFDKEFSEKMADAGGIGLADMIYAQLSQRLKQTSDTTLSGGVEIKPLVPKPIALNPKSEAIPLSGKEEGMTLEDWGGSETVSISGGNRIEKATEASVSSGAEVRMSAPQRLNDMEVQSRLDELTRRLEAQRIRDGLLSGASVEKQVKGYKTGSSNGGNGIIGRKLAEIG, from the coding sequence ATGATCAGCAGTAATATTGATCCCAAAATGGCGGCCAGTGTAGCCGATACTCAGGATCTCGCCAGATTCAAGACCCAAATGGACGGGCTCAAGCGGAATCTTTCCGGCGGCGGCAAGGACGAGCAGGAGCAGCTCAAGGAAGCCTGCAAGAGCTTTGAGGCCGTGTTCATCGGCAAGCTGTGGCAGCAGATGAAGGATTCCGTGCCCAAGGAGGGCTACCTGCATTCCAAGCAGGAAGACAGCTACATGTCCATGTTCGACAAGGAATTTTCAGAGAAGATGGCTGACGCCGGAGGCATTGGTCTGGCCGACATGATCTATGCCCAGTTGAGCCAGAGACTCAAGCAAACCAGTGACACGACCCTGTCCGGCGGAGTCGAAATCAAGCCTCTTGTCCCCAAGCCTATCGCCTTGAACCCGAAGAGTGAAGCCATTCCGCTTTCCGGCAAGGAAGAGGGAATGACTCTGGAGGATTGGGGCGGCTCGGAAACTGTAAGCATCTCAGGCGGCAATCGGATTGAGAAGGCAACGGAAGCATCCGTATCCTCCGGGGCCGAGGTCCGCATGTCCGCACCCCAACGTCTGAACGATATGGAAGTTCAGTCACGGCTTGATGAGTTGACTCGTCGGCTTGAGGCTCAGAGAATTCGCGATGGGTTGTTGAGCGGTGCTTCCGTTGAAAAACAGGTCAAGGGTTACAAGACCGGCAGCAGCAACGGCGGGAATGGGATCATTGGCCGGAAACTTGCAGAAATCGGTTGA
- the flgA gene encoding flagellar basal body P-ring formation chaperone FlgA: MHMSSKQNSNTSRSRIIRYIVAACLAAAVLSLPALTGADKGKAWQALVRSAACVKGPDVLLGEIADPVNDIARNQWKTLASIKLWRASTKPGHPVIVTREKLKGALKYYIGDMVNNLVLPSQLSVQTSGRVIDEPELKSRIVAFLTPRAADLGGDVEFTDVQMPRNMFFPNMYDELIISMDSDLKPGRNQIKLHGVTPDGKVISRKSAVVFVNVWKAVPVAARPLNRNERLTKDKISFRRVNLAYKTNVWDGTGGPWRMARTLGTGQAFTLSHLEPVPLIEKGERVTLMYQGNRVQLAIKVEALGEAGMGQQVSVRNMQSNKIIMATVTGDDTVVVR; encoded by the coding sequence ATGCATATGTCGAGCAAGCAGAATTCGAACACATCAAGGTCAAGGATCATCCGTTACATCGTTGCGGCGTGCCTGGCCGCTGCCGTGCTGTCCTTGCCGGCCCTGACCGGGGCGGACAAGGGGAAAGCCTGGCAGGCCCTTGTGAGAAGCGCTGCCTGCGTAAAGGGTCCTGACGTCCTTCTCGGAGAGATCGCGGACCCGGTCAACGACATCGCCCGGAACCAATGGAAGACCCTGGCGTCCATCAAGCTTTGGAGAGCCTCCACCAAGCCGGGACATCCCGTGATCGTGACCAGGGAAAAGCTGAAAGGCGCACTGAAATACTACATCGGCGACATGGTGAACAACCTTGTCCTTCCCAGCCAGTTGAGCGTGCAGACTTCGGGCCGGGTGATCGACGAACCGGAACTGAAGTCCCGTATTGTCGCATTTTTGACGCCACGGGCTGCAGACCTGGGCGGGGATGTGGAATTCACCGATGTCCAAATGCCACGGAATATGTTTTTCCCCAACATGTATGACGAGTTGATCATCAGCATGGACTCGGACTTGAAGCCGGGACGCAATCAGATCAAATTGCATGGCGTCACGCCTGACGGGAAGGTCATTTCCCGTAAGTCCGCCGTGGTTTTCGTCAACGTCTGGAAGGCGGTGCCGGTGGCTGCAAGGCCGTTGAACAGGAATGAGCGTTTGACCAAGGACAAGATATCATTTCGCCGGGTGAATCTGGCTTACAAAACAAATGTGTGGGACGGCACCGGCGGACCGTGGCGCATGGCCCGCACCCTTGGAACGGGACAGGCCTTTACCTTGTCCCATCTGGAACCGGTTCCTCTCATCGAAAAGGGGGAGCGGGTCACGCTGATGTACCAGGGAAATCGGGTGCAGCTCGCCATCAAGGTCGAAGCCTTGGGTGAGGCCGGTATGGGGCAGCAGGTGTCTGTACGGAACATGCAGAGCAACAAGATCATAATGGCAACCGTGACCGGTGACGACACCGTGGTTGTCAGGTAG
- a CDS encoding flagellar basal body L-ring protein FlgH, producing the protein MRRYFIIAMASILLAAGCAPKYEEQPMPELTQPVFEEQDPALNPGSLFDSGRSEFLYDDNRASRVGDIVMVQVAESATTKIKSETTADKSNDINTSVTAMPTTGLIGAIPLAETLGAKAGMGIRANQSSEFSGNGETKQESEFDATVATRIVRRLPGNILQVEGARRIRVNHETQFLVVRGLIRQRDISSNNTIPSTSLAEAQIEIYGQGVLADKQRPGWLSRILDNIYPF; encoded by the coding sequence ATGAGGCGGTATTTCATCATAGCCATGGCATCCATATTGTTGGCGGCCGGTTGTGCCCCCAAGTACGAGGAGCAGCCCATGCCCGAATTGACTCAGCCCGTTTTCGAGGAACAGGATCCGGCCTTGAATCCCGGTTCGCTTTTCGACTCGGGCAGGTCTGAATTTCTTTATGACGACAACCGTGCCAGCCGTGTGGGCGACATCGTCATGGTGCAGGTGGCGGAGTCCGCCACCACCAAGATCAAGTCCGAAACCACGGCTGACAAGTCGAACGACATCAATACGTCGGTTACCGCCATGCCCACGACCGGCCTGATCGGGGCCATTCCGCTTGCGGAAACCCTGGGCGCCAAAGCCGGCATGGGCATCAGGGCCAATCAGTCCTCCGAGTTCAGCGGCAACGGTGAAACCAAGCAGGAATCTGAGTTTGACGCCACGGTGGCCACCCGGATCGTGCGCAGACTGCCCGGCAACATCCTTCAGGTGGAAGGGGCACGCCGCATCAGGGTCAACCACGAAACGCAATTCCTGGTGGTGCGCGGCCTGATCCGTCAGCGGGACATTTCGTCCAACAATACAATTCCCTCCACCAGCCTGGCAGAGGCCCAGATCGAAATCTACGGTCAGGGTGTGCTGGCGGACAAGCAGCGTCCCGGTTGGCTGTCAAGGATTCTGGACAACATATACCCCTTCTAA
- the fliW gene encoding flagellar assembly protein FliW → MTRLGEREISSDGIIYFPRGLVGLEDKREFTLLSVKEGDSPFLLLQCLTDPGLGLLVADPYSFIDDYDVKIENVDRKALKVENIRQLAILVTVTIPQDKPEDTTLNLQGPIVINTETKIGLQIPQTEAGYPTHFYPIGS, encoded by the coding sequence ATGACGAGGCTGGGCGAGCGAGAAATCAGCTCGGACGGTATCATCTATTTCCCCAGAGGTCTTGTGGGTCTTGAGGACAAGCGCGAGTTCACCCTGCTCAGCGTCAAGGAAGGCGACTCGCCGTTTCTGCTGTTGCAGTGCCTGACGGATCCGGGGCTTGGGCTTCTTGTGGCAGACCCCTACAGCTTCATCGACGATTATGATGTGAAGATCGAGAATGTGGACCGCAAGGCCCTGAAGGTGGAAAATATTCGCCAGTTGGCTATCCTGGTGACCGTGACCATACCACAGGACAAGCCTGAAGACACTACTCTCAATCTCCAGGGGCCGATTGTCATCAACACCGAGACGAAGATAGGTCTTCAGATTCCACAGACGGAAGCGGGGTATCCCACGCACTTCTATCCGATTGGTTCCTAA
- a CDS encoding DVU0524 family FlgM-associated protein — MNAPSANVRTMLRTYGKQLTSAKRLARFRQALGDIEPMDDIAKQAKRRELVQRISHEVIENLIVNSSHSPVVKAVLAQLEQEFGHRYVFEYPLDGGDVQIIKETQQGPLDVEGTERNKVMRRLWEITLSKVDGTML; from the coding sequence GTGAATGCACCATCGGCCAATGTTCGCACCATGCTGCGCACTTACGGTAAGCAGCTTACAAGCGCCAAGCGTCTTGCACGCTTCAGACAGGCGCTGGGCGACATTGAACCAATGGACGATATCGCCAAGCAGGCAAAGCGTCGCGAATTGGTGCAGCGAATATCACACGAGGTCATTGAAAACCTGATAGTCAACTCCTCCCACTCGCCCGTGGTCAAGGCTGTCCTTGCCCAATTGGAGCAGGAATTCGGACACAGGTACGTCTTTGAGTACCCACTTGACGGAGGCGACGTTCAGATCATCAAGGAAACACAACAGGGACCGCTTGACGTTGAAGGAACCGAACGGAACAAGGTCATGCGGCGGTTGTGGGAAATAACATTGTCAAAGGTGGATGGCACCATGCTTTGA
- the flgK gene encoding flagellar hook-associated protein FlgK, with the protein MSFGANSLLDMGRWALFASQVQLQVTGENIANVNTDGYSRRSVILEEGPSINYSPGQLGTGVVAKEVVRHFDDMVEAMYLGQSSLTNMWGNLWEQLKGVENLLNESSNSGVSDALSSYFNSWNEVAQRPDNYGARQTVVNDAATLISTLKQVDTDLSLMQERINKEVAAQVSEANTLMQEIADLNREIQVNNVEGQNNTNALFDERARKTRALALLVDIKTIDNGGGNFTILTESGQNLVDGESFFSLEFNSARNTVDLRPSSTFEGNVYFDGNDDYEYTIEFVASNAGDPSGQVGSGAGAAQFKVSLDGGVSWLTNEDGSEKHFSAREYDSRVNVEGLQIWFGSTTDSQGTPSGTFVDGDRFIISPHQGLYWVQNTSHAEEITPQQHFNGEVNTQRLTGGSIAALLTFRDTYVGKYRSKLDELAESVVWETNRRHSQGAGLQAFTSVEGTYKVDYVNKALGSDSTGLAFGDRIQSGSSFVYVYNKSTGLLTSSAALDFDGTGGTFNPAIHTLEDVRDAFNSTYAGTINASIVNNQLRLEAEPGYTFAFGTDSAGLYAALGINTFLKGDSAGTMAVNEKITSDLDYLATGHVNGAGEMNTGDNTTALSMYELREVNVTTRTAAEGTTSQTILDYYNGIVGNVGTDTNRANFNKNFFGTLSKDLNERQQQVSGVNLDEEMSDLIKYQASYTAAAKLITTADQMLQTILSLKP; encoded by the coding sequence ATGTCCTTCGGCGCCAACTCGTTGTTGGATATGGGCCGGTGGGCCCTGTTCGCCTCGCAGGTGCAGTTGCAGGTCACCGGTGAAAACATTGCCAATGTCAACACCGATGGGTATTCCCGCCGTTCCGTGATCCTGGAAGAGGGACCATCCATAAACTATTCCCCCGGCCAACTCGGCACGGGTGTGGTCGCCAAGGAAGTCGTCCGGCATTTCGACGATATGGTGGAGGCCATGTATCTCGGGCAGTCTTCCCTGACCAACATGTGGGGCAACCTGTGGGAGCAGCTCAAGGGCGTTGAGAACCTGCTCAATGAGTCCAGCAACAGCGGTGTCAGCGACGCCCTTTCCTCATATTTCAATTCCTGGAACGAAGTGGCGCAGCGGCCGGACAACTATGGTGCCCGTCAGACGGTAGTCAACGATGCCGCTACGCTTATCTCCACCCTGAAGCAGGTGGATACCGACCTGTCGCTCATGCAGGAGCGGATCAACAAGGAAGTTGCGGCCCAGGTCTCTGAAGCCAACACCCTCATGCAGGAGATCGCCGATCTGAATCGGGAGATCCAGGTCAATAACGTTGAAGGGCAGAACAATACCAATGCCCTGTTCGATGAGCGGGCGCGGAAGACTCGTGCGTTGGCACTGCTGGTGGATATCAAGACCATCGACAACGGGGGCGGCAATTTTACCATTTTGACGGAGTCCGGACAAAACCTCGTGGACGGGGAGAGCTTCTTTTCCCTGGAGTTCAATTCCGCCCGTAACACGGTTGACCTGCGTCCTTCCTCAACCTTCGAAGGCAATGTGTATTTCGACGGGAACGACGATTACGAATACACCATTGAATTCGTGGCTTCCAATGCCGGTGATCCGTCCGGACAGGTCGGTTCGGGCGCCGGGGCCGCTCAGTTCAAGGTTTCTCTGGACGGCGGGGTGAGCTGGCTCACCAATGAGGATGGCAGTGAAAAGCACTTTTCCGCCCGTGAGTATGACAGCCGTGTCAATGTCGAAGGGTTGCAGATATGGTTCGGTTCAACCACTGACTCGCAGGGGACGCCTTCAGGGACGTTCGTTGACGGTGACCGGTTCATAATCAGTCCGCACCAGGGCTTGTACTGGGTTCAGAACACCTCCCACGCAGAGGAAATCACTCCGCAGCAGCATTTCAATGGCGAGGTCAACACCCAGCGGTTGACCGGCGGGAGCATCGCGGCCCTGCTGACCTTCCGCGACACGTATGTCGGCAAGTACCGGTCCAAGCTCGACGAACTGGCCGAGTCCGTGGTTTGGGAAACCAACCGCAGACACAGCCAGGGCGCGGGGTTGCAGGCGTTTACCTCTGTCGAGGGAACCTACAAGGTGGACTACGTCAACAAGGCGCTCGGAAGCGATTCCACCGGCCTGGCCTTTGGTGACAGAATCCAATCGGGCAGTTCATTCGTTTATGTGTACAACAAGTCGACAGGCCTGCTGACGTCGAGTGCCGCCCTTGATTTCGACGGCACAGGCGGCACGTTCAATCCTGCCATTCACACCCTGGAAGATGTCCGGGATGCCTTCAACTCCACCTATGCCGGGACCATCAATGCCAGTATCGTGAACAACCAGCTCAGGTTGGAGGCCGAGCCCGGGTATACGTTCGCCTTCGGGACCGATTCGGCGGGACTGTACGCGGCGCTCGGAATCAATACCTTCCTCAAAGGTGATAGTGCCGGAACCATGGCCGTCAACGAGAAAATAACAAGCGACCTCGATTACCTGGCCACGGGGCATGTGAACGGGGCGGGCGAAATGAATACGGGCGACAATACCACCGCACTGTCCATGTATGAACTTCGCGAGGTCAATGTCACCACCAGAACGGCCGCTGAAGGAACCACGTCGCAGACCATTCTGGATTACTACAACGGCATCGTCGGCAATGTGGGCACGGACACCAATCGGGCAAATTTCAATAAGAATTTCTTCGGCACCCTGTCCAAGGATCTGAACGAGCGGCAGCAGCAGGTTTCCGGTGTGAATCTGGATGAAGAAATGAGCGATCTCATTAAGTATCAGGCATCTTACACGGCGGCGGCCAAGCTCATCACTACGGCGGATCAGATGTTACAGACGATCCTGTCGCTCAAGCCGTAA